ATGGCGTGGCGCCACGAGAGGGTCGCGTCGTCGACGCCGCCGCCGTGGAGCAGGACGACCGGCGGGCCGTCGGTCCCCGCCCGCCGGTAGGCGATCCGCACGCCGTCGACCGTCGCGACGCCGGTCCCGCTCACGGCGAGAACTCCTCCTCGGTGAGCCTGACGACGAGCGTCTCGTCGACGTCCCGGAGGTCGTACTCGGGGACCTCGCCGTCGGTCCGGCGGACGTACAGCGGTTCGACGAGGCGGTCAGCGGCGGTCGTCCCGGCCGCGGCGGCGTCCGCGTCGTCGGCGTCGGCGTCGGACTCGGCGTCCGCGTCGCCGTCGGGATCGATCGGCTCCGCCGCCTCGACGCCGTACACCTTCAGGAACTCGGCGGTCTCCTCGGGTTCGACCTCGCCGTTTCGCAGCGCCACGGCGAGGTCCCGCGAGAGCCACTCGCCCTCGGTGACGCTCGGTTCCTGCACGATCGCCTCGTCGACGAACCGGACGAGGTACCACTGGAGGTCGTTGAGCAGCGAGACCGCGGCGCCGACGCTGACCGTGCGAACCGCGAGCGCGTTCTCGAACGGCCGTTCGAGGTCGTAGGTCGACAGCGCCTCGCGGGAGGTCTCCCGCGAGAGCAACTCGTACCGGACGTTCACCTCGGGGGAGCCGATGAGACAGACGCGGGTCACTGATGGGTGGTGCGTGCGCTCCGTATTGGTGGTTTCGCCTCCCGGCCGAGGGAGTCGTCACTCCGAGCGCCCCTCGGCCGAGCGCGCTTCGTCGCCGGGCCGGGGCTGTAGCTGGCGAACCAGATTCAGGTGCATGAGGTGCAGGTGCATCCCGATCCCGTAGAGGAGGAGCCCCATGCCGACGAAGATGAGCGGGAGGAGCATCGATTCGATCGCCTGCGAGGCGCTGTCGAGGTTCGCCGGGAGGACGCCGCCGAGCGCCAGGAGGAACGCGCTCAGGATGACGAGGAACCCGGCGCGGACGGCGCGGGAGTAGGTTCCGACCTCTCGGAGTCGATCCTCGATCTCGTCTTCGGTGGGAGTCGGTCGTTCGCGAGCCATAGTCGCGTACACACCAGTAGTGAGAGGTCGTGCGGATAACCGTTCAGTTTGCAGACTCGCGTGACGGGGATCGAGGGTCGGTTCGCCCGAGAAGGAGCGACCCGGGAAGCGCGCCGAACCGCTATCAGGGCTCGACCCGCGTCGCGTTCGCGGCCGCCTCGTCGGCGCGGTCGAACAGGTCGTCCGGTTCGACGTCGAGCAGTCGATCGAGGCGGGCGTTGGTCTCCGCGCGGTCGGGTGCGGCGCGGTTACAGCCGGCGTCGATCGTCGAGTCGGTGAAGGTACCGATCTCGCGGGCGGTGGCGACGATGTCCTGTTTGTCGTGGGTCAAAAGCGGCCGGTGGATCGGCAGGTCGGCGGCGCGGCTGGTCACCCCGAGGTTCTGGGCGGTCTGGCTCGACTTCTGGCCGACGGCCTCGCCGGTGACGATGCCGCTCGCGTCCTCGCGCTCGGCGATGCGCTCGGCGATCCGGTAGAAGAAGCGCCGAAGCGAGAGCATCCGCCCCTCCTCCATCGTCTCGACGAGCAGGGCGACCGTCTCGCCGCCGGGGACGCGGTAGACGCGAGTGTCGAAGTTGGGGGCGTACCGCGCGAGCGTCCGCACGGTCTCCATCGCGCGCGCCTCGTGGTCGATGCCGCCGTAGTCGCCGAGGGAGACGTAGACCGGGATCACCGGCGAGCCGCGTCTCATCATCTCGTAGGCCGCGACGGGGGAGTCGATGCCGCCGCTGACCAGCGCGACGACCGGCGCCTGCGAGCCCAGCGGGAGCCCGCCCGGCCCCGGGACGGTGTCGAGGTAGACGTACGCCGCGTCCTCGCGGATCTCGACGCCGAAGGTGAGGTCGGGGTCGTCGAGGTCGACCTCGGGGTCGAACTCGTCCTCGACGGCGTTCCAGACGGCGTCGCCGCCGCCGACGGCGACGTCCTCGCTGGTGAACGGCAGCGACTTGTCGGCGCGGTTGACGTCGACGGCGAAGCTCCCGCCGCGGTACCGCTCCCGGGCGGTCGCGTCGAGGGCGTCGTAGATCGCCGCCTCCTCGGGGGCGACCCGGCGGGCGGCGCTGGCGGAGACGACGCCGAAGGTGTCCGCGGCGGTCGCCGTCGCCTCCTCGACCGCCTCCTCGGTCGTGTGGATCAGCGGCCGGTTCCAGCGCTTCTCGACCTCGCCGGGAACCGAGCGGTCCGCCAGCAGCGCCTCGAGGTTCTCCAGCAGGCGGTCCACCATGTACCGCTTGACGGTGGCGCTTTTCGTGTTGAGGTCCCCGTGGCGGACGAGGACGGTGTCGGCTCCCGGCGGATGCATGGACGGGGATAGACGGTTACACCTATAAGGGGATTACGAGCCAGCGGTCGCGACGTCGGCGCTTACGGCCGGCCGGTTAGAGGATCGACTCGTCGACGGTCGGACTCAGACTGCCCGTGTGGGCGTAGACGCCCGTGACGAGGACCGCACCGGCGACCACCGCGATGGTCGCGCTCGCGGCGTACATCGCCCCGAAGCCGACGGCCTCGACCAGCGGCAGCGAGACCATCGGTCCGAGGCCGCCGCCGACGTCCCCGAGGACGTTGTTGGTCCCCATCGCCCGCCCCATCCGCTCTTCGGGGGTGAGGTCGGCAAGCAGGGCGGTCAGCGGGCCGCCGACGCCGCCCTGCCCGGCGCCGACGAGGGCGCAGGCGGCGACGACGACCGGGAACGACGGCGCGAGCGCGAGCACGACGAAGCCGACGCAGTTGGTCGCGAGGAAGAAGACGAGCACGGGGACCCGCGCCCCGACGGTGTCGCTCGCGGCGCCACCCGAGATGGTGAAGATCGACCCCGCGAGCACCGTCACCGCCATCAGCATCCCCGAGGTGCCCTTCGGGCCGAACGCGACGGCGTAGCCGAGGACGTCGGTCGAGATGGTGAGCGCCTCGCGTTCGAGGTAGAGCACGAGCGTCGAGAACAGCACGCCGACGTACGCGAAGTAGAGCCCGAAGTTGACCAGCCCGACGGTGAGCGCGGGCGTCGTCAACTCGAGGTCCCACGGCGAGACCGACCTGTCGGCCGCCTCGACGTGGGTCTCCGGGACGACGAAGTAGGCGACGACACTCGCCAGCGCGGCGAAGGCGGCCGCGAGGACGAACGCGACGGCGTTCCCGTACTGCTCGCCGACGATTCCCCCGAGGACGAGGCCGACGGGAAAGCCGAAGGTGATCCCCGCGCGGACGACCCCCATGCTGGTGCCCCGCGAGTCGGCCTCGCTGACGTCGGCGGTGATCGTGTACGCCGTCGCGAAGACGAGCGCGCTCCCGAGCCCCCAGAGCACGCGCGCCAGCAGGAACCAGAACTCGGGGGCGCCCGGCAGGACCGCGACCTCGTCGGCGACGAGCGCGACGACGTAGCCGAACGTCGCGACGCCCTCGACCGCCAGTCCGACGACGAACGGCGTCCGGGTGCCGACGCGGTCGATGAGGACGCCCGCCGGGGCGTTCGCGACCAGCCGCGTCCAGCGGTTCGCCGCGAGGATGAGCCCCACCATGAACGCCGAGATGCCCAGAAACTCCCCGAGGGTCGGCAGGATCGGGAAGATGACCCCGCCGCCGAAGCCGACGAAGAAGGTGCTCGCGACGACGGCGAGGACGACGCTTCGGGGACTGGCGCTCGAATCCGGCACTGGCGATCGCTCCGAGGTGTTTCGATTCGTAACGGCGATACCGGACGGGCGCTCTTGGCTCTTCCGGAGTCGCGAAACGGTGCCGGTCCGACGCGAGGAAGGGGAGACCGGCGACCGCGACTCAGAAGGTCGTCAGGTCGCCCTCGATGACCCGGCGGGTGACGTCGGTGACGGTCGCGAGGCGCTCGTCGGCGATGGCCGTGACCTCGGCCTCGACGTCCGAGAGTTCGACGCCGTCCTCGGTGACGACGTGGATGTCGGCGACGTGGGGTCGGTCGATCGGACGGCCGATCTGGCTGAGCAGTCGGACGCGCAGGTCGCGGATGCCGTCGACCTCGCCGACGACCTCCTCGGCGATCTCCGTCGAGAGCAGGTTGTAGATCTTGCCGATGTGATTCACGGGGTTCTTGCCGCTGGTTGCCTCCATCGACATCGAGCGGTTGGGCGTGATGAGGCCGTTGGCGCGGTTACCCCGGCCGACGGAGCCGTCGTCGCCCTGCTCGGCGGAGGTGCCCGTGACGGTGAGGTAGATCGACCCCTGCTCGACGTCGTCGGCGGTGTTGACGTGGACGTTCACCTCGCGGTCGGTGTAGTCGGCGGCGACCTCGGCGACGTACTCGCGGACCGACTCGACGGCGTCGACGTAGGCGTCCATGTCGGGGACGTACTCGTCGACCATCGCCGCGGCGACGGTGACGTCGATCGTATCGCCCTCGCGTTTGCCCATGATCTTCACGTCCGGCCCGAGGTAGGGGTTCTCGGCGGCGAACTCACCGTTGAGTCGCCGTTCGGCGTTCAGGACGATCTCCTCGGTCTCCGAGAGGGGGGCGTGGCCGACGCCGAAACTCGTGTCGTTGGCCATCGGTACCTGCACCTCGTCCTCCCCGAAGACCTCCTGGAGGTCGCCGCTTCCCTCGCCGAGTTTCACGTCGACGACGACGTCCTCGCCGAACTCGAGTTGGGGAATCTCGGATTCGAGGTACTCGCGGGCGGCCGTCAGGGCGATCCGCTCGGTGGGGATCGTCTGGCCCTCGTAGTGTTTGGTGGCGCGGCCGACGATCAGCACGTAGATGGGGTCGACGACCTCGCCGCCGCCGAACGCGGGGGCGGCCTCGCCCGCGACGAGTTGCGTCTCGTCGGTGTTGAAGTGCAACACCTTTCCGACGCGGTCGATGTACTCGCGGGCGAGCGCCCCGGCGACGCTCTCGGCGATCCCGTCGCAGATCGAGTCCGGGTGACCGATCCCTTTCCGTTCGACGATCTCTACCTCCTGATCCTCGACGGCTCGGCGATCGATCGGCTCGACCCTGATGTTCCGCTCGCTCATTGCCGGACGTTCAGCCGGGGTCGTTCTATAACTTGCGAAAACTTTGCCGTCCCGGAAGATACGCTCCAGTAATGTCGCCGGTCACTCGGCGAGCGACAGTTCGAGGTACGAGGTCCGGATCCCGTCCGCGGGGTCGAGTCCCAGCCGTTCGAGGACCGCCGCCGCGCCCTCACGGACGGCGTCGAGGTCGTCCGCCTCGGCGGCGGCCTCTACCTCGACGAACTCGCCGACGCCGTCGACCGAGTCGACGACGACCGCGTAGCCGTCGAGGCCGTAGCGCTCGCGCTCCTTGCGGACCGTCGCGGCGGGCTCGAAGCCGAGGTGGCCGAGGATGGTCGCCAGTTTCTCGCCGTCGGCGACGCGCGTCTCGACCTCCTCGCGGGTCTTCGTGGCGTCGTCGACCAGCGGCCCCTTGTAGGTCACGCGGGTCTCCGGGTCGGCTCCCTCCTCGTCGACCGCCACCTCCTCGCGGATCCGCAACGCCTCGTCGGTCTCCGGGAACGACCGGTGGGGGGCGTCGTAGTAGGTGTCCTCCTGGACGACCGTCCCGCGGCGGTCGGCCCCGAGTTCGTCGAGCCTGTCTCGGACCCGGTCGGGGTCCGCGGGCACCTTCAGTTCGACCTCGTACATGGGCGGGTCGAGGGGCGGCGCGCTCAAGAAAGGGTCGCTCTCGACCGTGTGGAAACGCATCCCTTAAATGTAGACGGCGGGACGTACCACGTATGACCGAGGATCAGGAGGCCGATCTCGAGGAGCAGGCCGATGACGTCGAAGCGGAGACCGAAGACGCAGACGCCGACGGGCTTCAGGTCGGCGACTTCGTCGAGATCGCCTACACCGCACGCACCGTCGACGGCGACCAACTGGTCGACACGACCGACCCCGAGGTCGCCGAGGAGGAGGGCGTCGACGCCGACCGCGAGTTCGCCCCCCGGACGATCGTTCTCGGCGAGGGCCACATCTTCGAGGCCGTCGAGGACGAACTCGTCGGCACCGAGGTCGGGACCGAGGGCACCGTCACCATCCCCGCCGAGGACGCCTTCGGCGAGTACGACCCCGACGCGGTCGAGACCGTCAGCGCCGAGAAGATCGACGAGGACGACCGCTACCCCGGCGCACACGTCCACCTCGACAACCGCCACGGCTACGTGAACACCATCGTCGGCGGCCGCGCCCGCATCGACTTCAACCACCCGCTGGCCGGCGAGGACGTCGAGTACGAGTTCGAGGTCCTCGACGAGGTCGACGACCGCGAGCAGCAGGCCGCCGGCCTGTTCGAGATGTACCTCGACGTCGAACCCGAACTCCACATCGAGACCGACGAGGTCGAAGAGGAGGTTCCCGTCGAGGCCGACGACGGGGACGACGAGGACAGCGAGACTCCGGAGGAGTCTCGTGAAGGCGGCGAAGCCGCCGACGCCGAACCCGAGTTCGAGACCCAGACCGTCGAGAAGGAGACGCTGTACGTCGAGTCGACGCCGCAGTTGACGATGAACCAGCAGTGGATGTTCTCCAAGCAGCAGATCGCCCAGGACGTCATCGACAAGGTCGGCGTCGACCGCGTCATCGTCCAGGAGGTCATCGACGGCATGGGCGGCATGGGCATGGGCATGGGCGGCATGATGGGCGGCATGGGTGGCGCCGGTGGCGCCGGCGGCGCCGACCTCGAAGCCGCGCTCGAAGACGCCGACGTCGACGCCGACGAGATCGTCGAGGAACTCGAAGGCGACCTCGACGAGGAGTAAGACGGCTCGCGGACGTTCTCTCCCGGTTCGAACGGACGGCGGACGGCGAGCCGTCGCGCCGTCAGGCGATGTCGCGGCTCGTGTCGATCTCGACCCGCTCGGAGAGTTCCAGCTTGATGGTCTCGTTTGGCCCGCCGCCGACGCG
The Salinilacihabitans rarus DNA segment above includes these coding regions:
- the cyaB gene encoding class IV adenylate cyclase, whose amino-acid sequence is MYEVELKVPADPDRVRDRLDELGADRRGTVVQEDTYYDAPHRSFPETDEALRIREEVAVDEEGADPETRVTYKGPLVDDATKTREEVETRVADGEKLATILGHLGFEPAATVRKERERYGLDGYAVVVDSVDGVGEFVEVEAAAEADDLDAVREGAAAVLERLGLDPADGIRTSYLELSLAE
- a CDS encoding MFS transporter codes for the protein MPDSSASPRSVVLAVVASTFFVGFGGGVIFPILPTLGEFLGISAFMVGLILAANRWTRLVANAPAGVLIDRVGTRTPFVVGLAVEGVATFGYVVALVADEVAVLPGAPEFWFLLARVLWGLGSALVFATAYTITADVSEADSRGTSMGVVRAGITFGFPVGLVLGGIVGEQYGNAVAFVLAAAFAALASVVAYFVVPETHVEAADRSVSPWDLELTTPALTVGLVNFGLYFAYVGVLFSTLVLYLEREALTISTDVLGYAVAFGPKGTSGMLMAVTVLAGSIFTISGGAASDTVGARVPVLVFFLATNCVGFVVLALAPSFPVVVAACALVGAGQGGVGGPLTALLADLTPEERMGRAMGTNNVLGDVGGGLGPMVSLPLVEAVGFGAMYAASATIAVVAGAVLVTGVYAHTGSLSPTVDESIL
- a CDS encoding FKBP-type peptidyl-prolyl cis-trans isomerase, which translates into the protein MTEDQEADLEEQADDVEAETEDADADGLQVGDFVEIAYTARTVDGDQLVDTTDPEVAEEEGVDADREFAPRTIVLGEGHIFEAVEDELVGTEVGTEGTVTIPAEDAFGEYDPDAVETVSAEKIDEDDRYPGAHVHLDNRHGYVNTIVGGRARIDFNHPLAGEDVEYEFEVLDEVDDREQQAAGLFEMYLDVEPELHIETDEVEEEVPVEADDGDDEDSETPEESREGGEAADAEPEFETQTVEKETLYVESTPQLTMNQQWMFSKQQIAQDVIDKVGVDRVIVQEVIDGMGGMGMGMGGMMGGMGGAGGAGGADLEAALEDADVDADEIVEELEGDLDEE
- a CDS encoding DUF5804 family protein gives rise to the protein MTRVCLIGSPEVNVRYELLSRETSREALSTYDLERPFENALAVRTVSVGAAVSLLNDLQWYLVRFVDEAIVQEPSVTEGEWLSRDLAVALRNGEVEPEETAEFLKVYGVEAAEPIDPDGDADAESDADADDADAAAAGTTAADRLVEPLYVRRTDGEVPEYDLRDVDETLVVRLTEEEFSP
- a CDS encoding tRNA sulfurtransferase, with protein sequence MHPPGADTVLVRHGDLNTKSATVKRYMVDRLLENLEALLADRSVPGEVEKRWNRPLIHTTEEAVEEATATAADTFGVVSASAARRVAPEEAAIYDALDATARERYRGGSFAVDVNRADKSLPFTSEDVAVGGGDAVWNAVEDEFDPEVDLDDPDLTFGVEIREDAAYVYLDTVPGPGGLPLGSQAPVVALVSGGIDSPVAAYEMMRRGSPVIPVYVSLGDYGGIDHEARAMETVRTLARYAPNFDTRVYRVPGGETVALLVETMEEGRMLSLRRFFYRIAERIAEREDASGIVTGEAVGQKSSQTAQNLGVTSRAADLPIHRPLLTHDKQDIVATAREIGTFTDSTIDAGCNRAAPDRAETNARLDRLLDVEPDDLFDRADEAAANATRVEP
- a CDS encoding methionine adenosyltransferase, producing MSERNIRVEPIDRRAVEDQEVEIVERKGIGHPDSICDGIAESVAGALAREYIDRVGKVLHFNTDETQLVAGEAAPAFGGGEVVDPIYVLIVGRATKHYEGQTIPTERIALTAAREYLESEIPQLEFGEDVVVDVKLGEGSGDLQEVFGEDEVQVPMANDTSFGVGHAPLSETEEIVLNAERRLNGEFAAENPYLGPDVKIMGKREGDTIDVTVAAAMVDEYVPDMDAYVDAVESVREYVAEVAADYTDREVNVHVNTADDVEQGSIYLTVTGTSAEQGDDGSVGRGNRANGLITPNRSMSMEATSGKNPVNHIGKIYNLLSTEIAEEVVGEVDGIRDLRVRLLSQIGRPIDRPHVADIHVVTEDGVELSDVEAEVTAIADERLATVTDVTRRVIEGDLTTF